In Bdellovibrionales bacterium, one genomic interval encodes:
- a CDS encoding efflux RND transporter permease subunit produces the protein MTLSDLSIKKPVFAWMLMFGLIVFGAISFNRMGVSEMPDVDFPFISLGVRYEGAAPEVMEADVIDPLEDAVISIQGVKNVTSKVRVGVAEVTIEFSLDRDVDLAFQDVQAKIAQVQEALPNGVEPISLMKINPEDFPIMWLSVSSDKMSPQELMLFVKNEIRDQLTTVPGVGSLWMPGYLEPNLRIWVDNKTLQQYAFSVSDVVATIQNEHRERPSGRAEFDKKEYSLRTMGEEKSVDDFKKILMNTRGGMPNYNPIPLGKIARVEEGTVDITQFARVNGKAAVGLGVVKQRGSNAVSVAQAVRARVDKIQKTMPEGTTALVNFDGTKFVEEAVHELILTLILAALLTSLVCWIFIGSWSSTLNVLLAIPTSVLGSFIILYFSGFTLNIFTLLGLSLAIGIVIDDAIMVLENITRHFEMGKSRKQAALVGAREITFAAVAASISLVAIFLPIAFMEGIIGAFLYQFGVTMSAAVMISLLEALTLTPMRAAQFSGSHERTSRFGKFFETSYEKLRVNYQKSLKWTLNHRWTVLAVSLVFFILSFASVALLRGEFQPPQDQGFMMIQLKNPPGSGISLTKEKVMKVEEFLATRTEVLSTFIAAGGFTGGETNSAIIFIDLKPRGQRGIDSVKGKELTQQELIEVTREALNKSIPEAKPQVQDPSTQGFGGGGGSGFPIEFTIQGPDWSELSKISEKIVAELKEKKILNDADSDLLAGAPELRIYPDRQKAADRGVEVLKLGAVINAAIGGAIAGTYEKGGHRYDIRVKLDEEDRNPGERVKELFVRNNRGELVPLSQVVSTKEEPVASTISRKNRERAISIYGNPGTGLSQQQALDQAEKVARNLLPEGYKFQLSGSAEEMMQSFMSLMFAMVLGFVVAYMILASQFNSFIDPVTVFVALPFSFSGAFVALLITDQSLNLFSIIGLILLMGIVKKNSILLVDFTNQRRDEDKLPVFDALIEACPSRLRPILMTSIATIAGALPAALSLGAGAESRRPMAVAVIGGVFVSTLLTLYVVPVVYSLLARFSRREEFAEET, from the coding sequence ATGACGCTTTCGGATTTATCGATCAAAAAGCCTGTATTTGCGTGGATGCTCATGTTTGGTCTCATCGTTTTCGGTGCGATCAGTTTCAATCGCATGGGTGTGAGCGAAATGCCTGATGTGGATTTTCCATTTATCTCGCTGGGCGTACGCTATGAGGGTGCGGCTCCAGAGGTAATGGAAGCTGATGTCATCGATCCCCTCGAAGACGCAGTGATTAGTATTCAAGGTGTTAAAAACGTCACCTCGAAAGTTCGTGTGGGTGTGGCCGAGGTCACCATCGAGTTTTCCTTAGATCGGGATGTGGACCTTGCCTTTCAGGATGTTCAGGCCAAGATCGCCCAGGTGCAAGAGGCGCTTCCGAACGGAGTGGAGCCGATTTCGTTGATGAAAATCAATCCGGAAGATTTTCCGATCATGTGGTTGTCGGTCTCCAGCGACAAGATGTCCCCCCAAGAACTCATGCTGTTCGTCAAAAACGAAATTCGCGATCAGTTAACCACGGTGCCGGGAGTGGGAAGTTTATGGATGCCAGGCTATCTCGAGCCGAATTTACGGATTTGGGTGGATAATAAAACCCTTCAGCAATATGCGTTTTCGGTCTCGGATGTGGTGGCGACCATTCAAAACGAACATCGTGAGCGGCCGTCAGGTCGGGCCGAGTTTGATAAAAAAGAATACAGTCTTCGCACCATGGGTGAGGAAAAGTCTGTGGACGACTTTAAAAAGATCCTTATGAATACGCGTGGGGGCATGCCCAACTACAATCCCATTCCTCTCGGCAAAATTGCTCGGGTCGAAGAAGGAACTGTGGATATCACTCAGTTTGCTCGCGTCAATGGAAAAGCCGCCGTCGGTTTAGGAGTGGTGAAGCAGCGCGGTTCCAACGCGGTGTCGGTGGCCCAAGCGGTGAGAGCTCGAGTCGACAAAATTCAAAAAACGATGCCCGAGGGAACGACCGCATTGGTGAACTTTGATGGAACTAAATTTGTGGAAGAGGCCGTTCACGAGTTGATTCTTACCTTGATTCTTGCGGCGCTATTAACTTCTTTAGTGTGTTGGATTTTTATTGGATCTTGGTCCTCGACACTCAACGTGCTTTTAGCCATTCCCACGTCGGTTTTGGGTAGCTTTATCATTCTCTATTTTTCGGGATTCACGCTGAATATTTTTACCCTTCTCGGACTGAGCTTGGCGATTGGGATCGTCATTGATGACGCAATCATGGTTTTAGAGAACATCACGCGCCACTTCGAAATGGGGAAGAGTCGCAAGCAAGCCGCATTGGTGGGAGCACGGGAAATTACTTTCGCGGCGGTGGCGGCCTCGATTTCCCTCGTCGCCATTTTTTTGCCGATCGCTTTTATGGAAGGGATCATCGGTGCGTTCTTGTACCAATTTGGTGTGACGATGAGCGCGGCAGTGATGATTTCTCTGCTCGAGGCCCTCACGCTCACTCCGATGCGGGCCGCGCAGTTTTCCGGATCGCACGAAAGAACTTCTCGCTTTGGAAAGTTTTTCGAAACGTCCTATGAAAAATTGCGGGTCAACTATCAAAAAAGTCTAAAGTGGACTTTAAATCATCGATGGACTGTACTCGCTGTCTCGCTGGTGTTCTTTATTTTGAGTTTCGCCTCGGTCGCCCTGTTGCGGGGAGAATTTCAGCCGCCTCAAGATCAAGGCTTCATGATGATCCAACTTAAAAATCCTCCTGGCTCCGGAATTTCTCTGACGAAAGAGAAAGTCATGAAGGTCGAGGAATTTCTTGCCACTCGCACTGAGGTCCTCTCCACATTTATTGCTGCCGGTGGATTTACGGGGGGTGAAACGAACTCGGCCATTATTTTTATTGATTTAAAACCTCGCGGACAGCGCGGGATAGACTCTGTAAAAGGGAAAGAGCTGACTCAGCAAGAATTGATTGAAGTCACTCGCGAAGCGCTCAATAAATCCATTCCCGAAGCAAAGCCACAAGTGCAGGATCCATCCACTCAGGGCTTTGGCGGCGGTGGAGGCAGTGGATTCCCCATCGAGTTTACGATTCAGGGACCGGATTGGTCGGAGCTTTCAAAAATCTCCGAAAAAATCGTGGCCGAACTTAAAGAAAAGAAAATCCTCAACGATGCAGACTCGGATCTTTTAGCGGGAGCTCCAGAATTGCGAATCTATCCCGATCGACAAAAAGCGGCCGACCGGGGAGTGGAAGTTCTAAAATTAGGCGCCGTGATCAATGCGGCTATCGGTGGAGCCATTGCCGGCACCTACGAAAAGGGCGGGCACCGTTACGATATTCGAGTGAAACTGGACGAAGAAGATCGTAACCCGGGAGAGCGAGTGAAGGAACTTTTCGTCCGCAACAACCGAGGAGAATTGGTTCCGCTTTCGCAGGTCGTATCGACGAAGGAGGAACCAGTGGCCTCGACGATTTCGCGCAAAAATCGTGAGAGAGCGATTAGCATTTACGGAAATCCCGGCACCGGCTTAAGTCAGCAACAGGCTCTCGATCAGGCCGAAAAAGTTGCGCGAAATTTACTTCCAGAAGGTTACAAGTTTCAATTGAGTGGATCCGCCGAAGAGATGATGCAGAGTTTTATGAGTCTAATGTTCGCTATGGTCCTTGGTTTTGTGGTGGCTTATATGATCTTAGCCTCGCAGTTTAATAGTTTTATTGATCCGGTGACGGTCTTTGTGGCGCTCCCCTTTAGTTTTTCCGGAGCGTTTGTGGCCTTGCTCATCACGGATCAATCTCTAAATCTTTTCAGTATTATCGGTTTGATTTTATTAATGGGGATCGTGAAGAAGAACTCCATCTTGCTTGTGGACTTTACAAACCAGCGTCGCGATGAAGACAAGCTTCCGGTTTTTGATGCCTTGATTGAAGCGTGTCCTAGTCGTCTCCGACCCATTCTTATGACTTCGATTGCTACGATTGCCGGTGCTCTTCCGGCAGCCCTGAGTTTAGGCGCCGGCGCCGAATCCCGTCGTCCAATGGCAGTGGCCGTTATCGGAGGCGTTTTTGTTTCGACTCTGCTCACATTGTATGTTGTACCGGTGGTCTACAGTTTATTGGCAAGATTTAGTCGGCGTGAAGAGTTTGCCGAAGAAACCTAG
- a CDS encoding MotA/TolQ/ExbB proton channel family protein has protein sequence MFLLFALFTTAFITYLCSTNTKELNTVSFQGLFNLAQGFAETILWILLFTSVVSVAMIIERFFSLSKLTRQNRKFRAEAKEILMTQDLNKLDALAQDDSLPQKALRYGLKHTKAHGDKGLDEMFNSFVMIEKPKIDKYLNFLATVGSNAPFVGLLGTVMGIMKAFNDLAQNSAAGNEVVMLGIAHALVATAIGLFVAIPAVIAFNYYQKMVRETVQTIEIAKELCLSYAKVKKG, from the coding sequence TTATTTGCATTATTTACCACAGCCTTTATAACATACCTTTGCTCTACAAATACAAAGGAGTTAAACACCGTGTCTTTTCAAGGTTTATTCAATCTCGCACAAGGTTTCGCAGAAACAATCCTCTGGATCTTATTGTTCACCAGCGTCGTCAGCGTGGCTATGATCATCGAGCGATTCTTCTCTCTTTCTAAACTCACTCGCCAGAACCGCAAGTTCCGCGCTGAAGCGAAAGAGATCCTCATGACTCAAGATCTCAATAAGCTGGATGCTCTGGCTCAAGACGATTCGCTTCCGCAAAAAGCACTTCGTTACGGCTTAAAGCACACGAAAGCTCACGGCGATAAAGGTCTCGACGAAATGTTCAATAGTTTCGTGATGATCGAAAAACCAAAAATCGATAAATACTTAAACTTTTTGGCCACCGTCGGTTCCAACGCACCTTTCGTAGGTCTTCTTGGAACGGTCATGGGGATCATGAAGGCGTTCAACGATCTCGCACAAAACTCGGCTGCGGGTAACGAAGTCGTTATGTTAGGTATTGCGCACGCTCTTGTCGCTACGGCGATCGGTCTTTTCGTGGCTATTCCTGCGGTTATCGCCTTCAACTACTATCAGAAGATGGTTCGTGAAACTGTACAAACGATTGAAATTGCAAAAGAACTTTGTCTTTCCTACGCGAAAGTGAAGAAAGGATAA
- a CDS encoding TolC family protein codes for MKSKIFNSSLLLGGLLLGSPASAINFKEALRATLQKSELLAQRQEGVSQAEEQIDQARGAILPNISANASHFRQDQPTDPFARSFSPASQDSARLTLEQPIFRGLGEFAAYRQRRRNLESQEFNKENTRVILYQDIASNYYNILYLEQDIRNLKEQLELFNQRVNDFQIRARRGESNVTELLAAQSTRASLEATVQLVSGQLASARELFSFLTGLANDTVLEDETKREDKKTLIVRGIEDYTARVEERPDILSAIQKVKMAEEEIRIARSGYWPTVDAVGNYHLKRPVAFLEDIRWDEEFRLRLPLFEGGARQAKVREAASK; via the coding sequence ATGAAATCGAAAATTTTTAATTCTTCTCTCCTTCTGGGGGGCCTCCTTTTAGGATCGCCTGCGTCTGCTATTAACTTCAAAGAAGCATTACGGGCGACTCTTCAAAAGAGTGAACTCTTAGCTCAACGTCAGGAGGGAGTGAGTCAGGCCGAAGAACAGATCGACCAAGCTCGCGGAGCGATTCTTCCGAACATTTCTGCAAACGCTTCGCACTTTCGACAGGATCAACCTACAGATCCTTTTGCACGATCATTTTCTCCGGCGTCGCAAGACTCGGCTCGTTTAACTCTCGAGCAGCCGATATTTCGGGGTTTAGGTGAGTTCGCGGCCTATCGCCAGCGGCGTCGAAATTTAGAGTCTCAGGAATTTAATAAAGAAAACACTCGGGTGATTTTGTATCAAGACATCGCCTCGAACTATTACAACATTCTTTATCTCGAGCAGGACATTCGAAATTTGAAGGAACAACTCGAGCTTTTTAATCAGCGTGTGAATGATTTCCAAATTCGAGCTCGTCGGGGAGAGTCTAACGTGACGGAACTTCTGGCCGCCCAATCGACTCGCGCATCCCTAGAAGCGACCGTCCAGCTTGTCAGTGGACAGTTGGCTTCAGCGCGAGAGCTATTCTCGTTTTTGACAGGACTTGCCAACGACACGGTTCTCGAAGACGAAACCAAGAGAGAAGATAAAAAAACTTTAATCGTGAGAGGAATAGAGGATTACACCGCTCGCGTGGAAGAGCGACCTGATATTTTAAGCGCCATTCAAAAAGTAAAAATGGCGGAAGAAGAAATTCGTATCGCTCGCTCTGGGTACTGGCCCACAGTTGATGCAGTTGGGAATTACCACTTGAAGCGACCAGTGGCTTTCCTTGAGGACATTCGTTGGGATGAGGAGTTTCGCTTAAGGCTCCCGCTGTTTGAAGGGGGCGCTCGGCAAGCCAAAGTTCGCGAAGCCGCCTCAAAGTAA
- a CDS encoding biopolymer transporter ExbD, with the protein MGASLGGNNDEPMADINIVPFVDIILVVLIIFMVTAPLVMKPAIDINLPQASSGEVKEQEKNMEVMIAANGDIYLNGKPSSMDELKNEAGNVSMKKVDSGAILNADKAVTLERLTEVIDTIKLAGIKKLAFQIQKK; encoded by the coding sequence ATGGGCGCATCTCTCGGAGGTAATAACGACGAACCCATGGCAGATATTAATATCGTGCCGTTCGTCGATATCATTCTCGTGGTTCTGATCATCTTCATGGTGACAGCACCGCTAGTTATGAAGCCGGCCATTGACATCAACTTGCCACAGGCAAGTTCGGGTGAGGTCAAAGAACAAGAAAAAAATATGGAAGTGATGATCGCCGCCAATGGTGACATCTATCTTAACGGTAAGCCATCTTCGATGGACGAACTTAAGAACGAAGCTGGCAATGTTTCGATGAAGAAAGTGGACTCTGGAGCGATTCTTAACGCGGATAAAGCGGTCACTCTCGAGCGTCTGACAGAAGTGATCGACACGATCAAACTTGCTGGAATCAAGAAACTCGCCTTCCAAATTCAAAAGAAGTAA